In Panacibacter ginsenosidivorans, the following proteins share a genomic window:
- a CDS encoding nitroreductase family protein yields the protein METVTFKDTLTVIQERKSVRNYTGEQVTKKDIDKILHAAMAAPAAIHMLPWKFIVVTDPEKLKVLANGLPFAKMLPKAGTGIIVCAVPGEAALGNEDFAIIDCACASENILLAAEALGLGAVWTAVYPNKELMDFIRKELNIPRHVIPLNVIPVGHPAGDESAQNKYNAKNIHWEKW from the coding sequence ATGGAAACAGTTACATTTAAAGACACGCTTACTGTTATACAGGAAAGAAAAAGCGTACGAAACTACACTGGTGAACAAGTAACCAAAAAAGATATTGATAAGATACTACATGCAGCTATGGCCGCCCCGGCAGCCATTCATATGCTGCCATGGAAATTCATAGTAGTTACAGACCCGGAAAAATTAAAAGTATTAGCTAATGGCTTGCCCTTTGCCAAAATGTTGCCCAAAGCAGGTACGGGCATCATTGTATGTGCAGTACCCGGTGAGGCGGCACTGGGAAATGAAGATTTTGCAATAATCGATTGTGCATGCGCCAGTGAAAATATTTTATTGGCTGCAGAGGCATTGGGGTTAGGCGCAGTATGGACTGCAGTTTATCCGAATAAGGAACTAATGGATTTTATAAGAAAAGAATTAAATATTCCGCGGCATGTAATTCCATTGAATGTAATTCCTGTTGGACATCCTGCAGGTGATGAAAGCGCACAAAATAAATACAATGCAAAAAATATTCATTGGGAGAAATGGTGA
- the ftsH gene encoding ATP-dependent zinc metalloprotease FtsH: protein MNRPDNNEQSELPAQKPPPGKKRFNWWWIYVIMLLFIFYPSLLNVFTQETEITWQQFEKDILSRKAVEKIVVINNAKAEIYIKKQFVNDSMFKNVLKPSSGKSISEGPHYFFNIGSIESFDRRLDEAEKNFSINEKIPVRYENRTNWLWNMFGWLITLVFIFFIWNFLLRKSGGLGAGGTSVFNFGKSTATLIEKQKSNITFDDVAGLEEAEMEVKEIVDFLKSPETFTKLGAKIPKGVILVGPPGTGKTLLAKAVAGEAQVPFFTISGSEFVEMFVGVGASRVRDLFKRAKEKAPCIIFIDEIDAIGRSRGKGAFLSGANDERESTLNQLLTEMDGFGTNSGVIVLAATNRADMLDPALLRPGRFDRHIYLELPNMKEREEIFKVHLRPLILDNTIDPRFLASQTPGFSGADIANICNESALIAARKKKEKIDRQDFLDAIDRIVAGLEKKSKIISAAEKKIIAYHEAGHAVVSWLLKEVDPLVKVSIIPRGKSLGAAWYLPEEKQLRSESSFTEHLCATLGGRAAEEVIFDEVSSGALDDLEKVTKEAYMMVVYYGFNKKIGNISFYDSTGQRDMGIQKPYSEETGKLIDEEVRKLVNDAYQRTKELLQQNKESLQKVAELLIKKEVLFKEDLENILGKRLNDLSSAQTKTAAV, encoded by the coding sequence ATGAATCGTCCAGATAATAATGAGCAGAGTGAATTACCTGCGCAGAAACCGCCTCCCGGCAAAAAACGTTTCAATTGGTGGTGGATATATGTGATAATGTTACTATTTATTTTTTATCCTTCTTTATTAAACGTCTTTACTCAGGAGACTGAAATTACGTGGCAACAGTTCGAAAAAGATATACTTAGCCGTAAGGCTGTTGAAAAGATTGTAGTGATAAATAATGCAAAAGCTGAAATCTATATCAAAAAGCAATTTGTAAACGATTCAATGTTTAAAAATGTTTTGAAGCCCTCTTCAGGTAAAAGTATTAGCGAGGGGCCTCATTATTTTTTTAATATTGGCTCTATAGAATCATTTGATCGCAGGCTTGATGAAGCCGAGAAAAATTTCTCTATCAACGAAAAGATACCGGTGCGTTATGAGAATCGTACAAACTGGCTATGGAATATGTTTGGATGGCTAATAACGCTGGTTTTTATTTTTTTTATATGGAATTTTTTACTGCGCAAATCCGGTGGCTTAGGTGCAGGTGGTACATCTGTTTTTAATTTTGGAAAATCAACCGCTACCTTAATTGAAAAACAAAAAAGCAATATAACTTTTGATGATGTTGCCGGTTTGGAAGAAGCAGAAATGGAAGTAAAGGAAATTGTTGACTTTTTGAAAAGCCCTGAGACATTCACTAAACTTGGTGCAAAGATCCCTAAAGGAGTAATATTGGTTGGTCCTCCCGGCACTGGCAAAACATTGTTGGCAAAAGCTGTAGCAGGGGAAGCACAGGTTCCTTTCTTTACTATTTCAGGTTCTGAATTCGTAGAAATGTTTGTGGGAGTTGGTGCATCAAGGGTTCGTGATTTATTTAAAAGAGCTAAAGAAAAAGCACCATGTATAATCTTTATAGATGAGATTGATGCTATTGGAAGATCAAGAGGAAAAGGTGCTTTTTTAAGCGGCGCTAATGATGAGAGGGAAAGTACTTTAAATCAATTGCTCACAGAGATGGATGGTTTTGGTACCAACAGCGGTGTAATAGTACTGGCTGCTACCAACCGTGCCGATATGCTTGATCCTGCATTACTTCGACCTGGCAGATTTGACAGGCATATTTATTTGGAACTTCCTAACATGAAGGAAAGAGAAGAAATTTTTAAAGTACATCTTCGCCCACTTATATTAGACAATACTATTGACCCACGTTTCCTTGCTTCACAAACTCCGGGCTTTTCCGGTGCTGACATTGCCAATATTTGCAATGAATCAGCCCTGATTGCTGCAAGGAAGAAAAAAGAAAAAATAGATCGTCAGGATTTTTTAGATGCAATTGACAGAATAGTGGCTGGTCTTGAAAAGAAAAGTAAAATCATTTCAGCAGCCGAGAAAAAAATTATTGCTTATCATGAAGCAGGACATGCTGTAGTAAGTTGGTTGCTGAAAGAAGTTGACCCTCTTGTAAAAGTTTCTATTATTCCCCGTGGCAAATCTTTAGGCGCTGCATGGTATTTACCCGAAGAAAAGCAATTAAGAAGTGAATCTTCCTTTACTGAACATTTATGTGCCACATTGGGTGGAAGGGCCGCAGAAGAGGTAATATTTGATGAAGTTTCATCAGGAGCGTTAGATGACCTGGAAAAAGTAACAAAAGAAGCCTATATGATGGTAGTTTATTACGGCTTCAATAAAAAGATTGGCAATATAAGTTTTTATGATTCCACGGGTCAGCGGGATATGGGCATCCAAAAACCTTATAGTGAAGAAACCGGAAAGCTGATTGATGAAGAGGTTCGCAAATTAGTAAATGATGCTTACCAGCGAACCAAAGAACTGTTGCAGCAAAACAAAGAATCATTACAAAAAGTAGCAGAACTACTGATAAAAAAGGAAGTCTTATTTAAAGAAGACCTTGAAAATATATTAGGTAAACGGTTAAATGACTTATCCTCTGCACAAACAAAAACAGCTGCAGTATAA